A single genomic interval of Anopheles marshallii chromosome 2, idAnoMarsDA_429_01, whole genome shotgun sequence harbors:
- the LOC128707232 gene encoding ATPase H(+)-transporting accessory protein 2: MLRAISLLFALATVANCDQLSVLYAPKSVEFSGNSRLDSESLPEVFGAALGYSVSLPTEWDGMVIKDPFNTANGAVVVVAEGLESVAVEGAKSYPLDGNTGSVALSELIQKSADHQGVSFEVDLKESSHNFATPLGTVQPDDEEVDPQHLKPKSNKADSDFLRQIAFLNGLSDLLVTSTDRIPTVHIVRVSFEALLAAHEPNSPALDEAKKLFVNALAGLETASEKAFDGAVIVGLVTASEGQLVVRSKRQAPQAKQEEENDNPMNLATKYNSNYPVIFNIILWFSVVLAFSLLAISIVIGTMDPGRDSIIYRMTSTRMKKDN; the protein is encoded by the exons ATGTTGCGGGCGATTTCCCTTTTATTTGCGCTGGCTACAGTTG CAAACTGTGATCAATTATCCGTGCTGTATGCGCCCAAATCGGTCGAATTCAGTGGAAACAGCCGGTTGGATTCGGAATCGCTGCCGGAAGTGTTCGGAGCTGCCCTTGGCTACTCCGTTAGCCTGCCAACGGAATGGGACGGTATGGTAATAAAGGATCCGTTCAACACTGCCAACGGTGCCGTAGTGGTTGTAGCCGAAGGACTTGAATCCGTCGCAGTCGAG GGTGCCAAGAGCTATCCATTGGACGGTAATACCGGATCCGTTGCACTGAGCGAGTTGATACAGAAATCGGCTGACCATCAGGGTGTCAGTTTTGAAGTGGATCTAAAGGAATCATCCCATAACTTTGCCACCCCGCTCGGTACCGTTCAGCCAGACGATGAGGAGGTGGATCCGCAACATCTGAAACCGAAATCGAACAAAGCCGATTCAGACTTTCTGCGCCAGATTGCGTTTTTGAACGGGTTGAGCGATCTGCTCGTAACGTCAACCGACCGTATCCCAACCGTACACATTGTTCGCGTATCGTTCGAAGCCCTGTTGGCCGCCCACGAACCGAACTCTCCCGCATTGGACGAAGCGAAGAAGTTGTTCGTTAATGCGCTGGCAGGATTAGAAACGGCATCAGAAAAGGCATTCGATGGTGCGGTTATTGTTGGACTGGTAACGGCCAGCGAAGGTCAGTTGGTGGTTCGTTCGAAGCGTCAGGCGCCACAGGCGAAACAGGAGGAAGAAAAT GACAACCCGATGAATTTGGCTACCAAGTATAACAGCAACTATCCAGTTATCTTCAACATTATTCTATGGTTCAGCGTTGTGCTAGCGTTCTCACTGCTGGCCATCTCGATCGTTATTGGCACAATGGATCCGGGTCGCGACTCGATCATCTACCGTATGACTTCGACCAGAATGAAGAAGGATAATTAA
- the LOC128717034 gene encoding LIM and senescent cell antigen-like-containing domain protein 1 — MSALKLKPLEDSNLYKRRTTSKENLLQTVGGLGAVSDMMHRPRPELDGTRGDSQSQSSRLVSACLTNQQQTPPARSPMHNFVSYPQYPQVENYYQQPKSPIRMASGPFATPNTTNASPLGVQKNVQFLTPASSAPSAANRTVYDGSSATQQRRPAVPFEHPTSASHAVTTRQDNATSNVGQQQSPGTYQNLPTTVPATPTTPGRKMESWEQFGRSNLQTVAAGGVTSNNMSLGTMHCTRCDEGFEPHERIVNSNGQLWHTQCFVCAQCFRQFQDGIFYEFEGRKYCEKDFHILFAPCCNKCNNFVIGRVIKAMAANWHPQCFTCERCSIPLADSGFIRNQNRALCHDCNRKEKEVGLGKLVCNKCHGIIDDVPLRFRGEVYHGYHFNCTACGAELDSSAREVKNRSGYAANDMNELYCLRCHDRMGIPICGACRRPIEERVVTALGKHWHVEHFVCAKCEKPFLGHRHYEKRGMAYCETHYHQLFGNLCFVCNQVIAGDVFTALNKAWCVHHFSCSICDQKLDQKSKFFEYDEKPVCKKCYERFPNELRRRLRISHENTIKKPVP, encoded by the exons ATGAGTGCTCTGAAATTAAAACCACTGGAAGATTCGAACCTTTACAAGCGTCGTACTACGTCGAAGGAAAATCTACTCCAGACGGTGGGAGGGCTCGGTGCCGTAAGCGATATGATGCATCGTCCCCGACCAGAGCTGGACGGGACGCGCGGGGACAGTCAGTCGCAATCGTCACGGCTTGTGTCAGCGTGTTTGAcgaaccaacaacaaacaccgcCCGCACGCTCACCGATGCACAATTTCGTCTCGTATCCACAATACCCGCAGGTGGAGAATTATTATCAGCAACCGAAGTCACCGATAAGAATGGCAAGTGGGCCCTTTGCCACCCCTAATACAACGAACGCGTCGCCGttgggtgtgcaaaaaaatgtacaattcTTAACGCCTGCATCGTCAGCACCTTCGGCGGCAAACAGAACCGTGTACGATGGCAGTTCTGCTACACAGCAGCGTCGGCCTGCAGTGCCGTTCGAACATCCGACCAGCGCAAGCCATGCAGTGACGACACGTCAAGACAACGCCACCAGCAACGTTGGACAACAACAATCGCCCGGAACGTATCAGAATCTGCCGACCACCGTACCGGCAACACCGACGACACCGGGCCGTAAGATGGAATCTTGGGAACAATTTGGCAGGTCGAACCTGCAAACGGTCGCGGCCGGCGG CGTTACCTCTAACAACATGTCGCTCGGCACCATGCACTGTACGCGGTGCGATGAAGGCTTCGAACCACACGAGCGTATCGTCAACTCGAACGGCCAGCTGTGGCATACGCAATGCTTTGT GTGCGCCCAATGCTTCCGCCAGTTCCAGGACGGTATATTCTACGAGTTCGAGGGTCGCAAATACTGCGAGAAGGACTTCCACATCCTGTTTGCGCCGTGTTGCAACAAGTGCAACAACTTTGTGATCGGGCGCGTCATCAAGGCGATGGCCGCGAACTGGCACCCGCAGTGTTTTACCTGCGAACGGTGCAGCATACCGTTGGCCGATTCCGGCTTCATACGCAACCAGAATCGGGCGCTCTGCCACGATTGCAATCGGAAGGAGAAGGAGGTCGGGCTCGGTAAGCTCGTTTGCAACAAGTGCCA TGGTATTATTGATGATGTACCATTACGCTTCCGAGGTGAAGTGTACCATGGGTATCATTTCAACTGTACTGCTTGCGGTGCCGAGCTGGATTCGTCGGCACGGGAGGTGAAGAATCGCAGCGGTTATGCGGCCAATGACATGAACGAGCTGTATTGTTTGCGGTGCCATGATCGTATGGGCATTCCGATTTGTGGTGCCTGTCGACGGCCGATCGAGGAGCGTGTTGTGACCGCGCTGGGTAAACACTGGCACGTGGAG CACTTTGTGTGTGCCAAGTGTGAAAAACCGTTCCTTGGTCATCGTCACTATGAGAAGCGTGGCATGGCCTACTGTGAAACGCACTACCATCAGCTGTTTGGGAATTTGTGCTTCGTCTGCAATCAAGTCATCGCTGGTGATG TTTTCACCGCCCTGAACAAAGCGTGGTGCGTTCATCACTTCTCCTGTTCGATCTGCGACCAGAAGCTGGACCAAAAGTCCAAATTCTTCGAGTACGACGAAAAGCCGGTGTGCAAAAAGTGTTACGAACGGTTCCCGAACGAGCTGCGCCGTCGTTTGCGCATTTCGCATGAAAATACGATCAAAAAGCCCGTCCCATAG